The Alteromonas mediterranea DE genome contains the following window.
TATTTTCTAAACCTTGTAGTTCGCGTAAAACATTCTCATCCGGTCGCTGATGTATTAACAGTTGATAGCGAACATATAAGGCGGCGACCGCTCTTTTCTCGTCTACTTTTAACGTATCAGATAATAAAAGCGTTTCTAATTCATCAATTGCAGCGCCTATCGGCATAGGCGACGTTGTTTCTACTTGCAGCCTGATTTCGTTGACTCGGTCAGCTATTGATGCGTGAACATGAAATGCACCCAAACCTAATGCAAAAACGCATAAAAATGTCGTATGAAAAAACGGTTCAAAGTTAGGCGCCCCCATGCCAGAAGACTATCAATACTAAACGATTAAGATAGTTTATAACTTAATCAATAAGTCTAAACTACTTGAAGGTAAGAAATCACTTCAAGGAGAAGAGAAAATGAATGAGAGCACTAAACTTAACTACGTAGAGTTTGCTTCATTAAATTTAGCCGCATCTAAAACGTTTTTTACGTCCGCGTTCGGTTGGTGCTTTACCGATTATGGTCGTGATTACAGTGCGTTTAGCAATGCTGGTTTGGATGGTGGGATTTTTGCTGCTGAGCAAGTGACGCAAGCGGAAAGCGGGGCGCCTTTGCTCGTGCTGTATGCCCCTAATATTTCTGACGCACAGCATAATGTTGAAAATGCGGGCGGTACAATTACTAAGCCGCTGTTTGATTTCCCTGATGGTTGTCGCTTTCACTTTGTCGAGCCCGGCGGCAATGAGCTTGCTGTTTGGTCTGAGTCGGCGAAATAGACTCATCGACGTAGCTTAGTTTACAGGAATCTGTCTTACGCCACTAAAGGTCCAACGTCATCAACAAAAACGCCTTGCTTGTGTTCAATTCACGGCGCAAGGCGTTTTAATTTTTAATAAATAGAAAACTAGCGACTAGTTTTGCTCAAGCACAATGCGCAACATCCTGCGAAGTGGCTCAGCAGCGCCCCATAACAGCTGGTCGCCCACGGTGAACGCAGAAATATATTCTGGCCCCATGTTGAGCTTACGAATACGGCCTACTGGAATAGACAGGGTACCGGTAACTTTCGCTGGCGTAAGTTCCCGCATGGTAGCATCACGGTCATCAGGAATAACTTTTACCCAATCGTTGTGCTTTGCAAGAATGCTTTCAATCTCGCTAACGGGTAAGTCTTTCTTTAGCTTAAGCGTAATTGCCTGGCTGTGACAGCGCATAGCACCTACACGCACGCAAATACCATCAATAGGTACTTCACTGCCTTGGATACCTAAAATTTTATTGGCTTCTGCTTGGGCTTTCCATTCTTCACGGCTTTGGCCTGAAGGAAGCTGAGAATCGATATACGGAATTAAGCTTCCGGCAAGTGGTACACCGAACTGCTCGCTTGGGTATTCTGCGCTTCGAATAAATTCAGATACTTGTTGATCGATATCCAATATAGCGGTAGCCGGATCTTCCACTTTGTCTTTTACATTAGCGTGAATGGCCCCCATTTGACTAATTAATTCACGCATGTGTTTAGCACCAGAGCCCGACGCCGCTTGGTAGGTCATTGGCGATGCCCACTCAACCAAGTCTTGCTCAAATAAGCCGCCTAGTGCCAATAGCATAAGTGACACGGTACAGTTACCGCCTACATAAGTGCGAATGCCCTTTTCAATGCCACTATCAATTTCTTTGCGGTTCACTGGGTCTAGTACAATGACTGCATCGTCTTTCATGCGTAGTGCTGATGCAGCGTCAATCCAGTAGCCCTTCCAGCCTGATGCCCGCAAGTCGTCGTAAACCGCTTTGGTATAGTCGCCGCCTTGGCAAGTAATAATAATATCTTGTTTAGAGAGCGCCTCGATATCATGCGCATCTTCTAAAACACCTGCATCTTTGCCAGCAAAATTTGGTGCTGCAATACCCTTTTGAGAGGTAGTGAAAAAGGTGGGCTCAATGTGCGCGAAATCTTGCTCTTCTTGCATGCGCTGCATTAATACTGAGCCAACCATACCGCGCCAGCCCACTAAACCTACTTTTTGTTGTGACATTAAATTGAGAACCCTTGTTACTAAATTGAAAAGTACCTCATTGTTTGCGTGCTTATTAAGCCAGCTTCACCAGGTTAAGCATGGTAATGACTTTTAATTGCTCAGCACCCAAACAATGGCGAACGCCGCTACCAATAGAGGGCGTAATACCTGTCGTTTTTATTTTTGTCCCCGCAGTCTAAGTGTTATTTATCGCGCTGGCTAGATGGTTTTTTATAAATAATCTGTTGGCGATATAAGCATGTTGAAAACGGTGCAATTGAAAGTAAGTATTATATAGATTTGATTGAAGCTGCTTTAACTAAAGTCACTATTATCGCAGGGAAGCTTGATTGGTAACCTAATGAAAAGGCTGTTGATGTATATGAGCAACATGCCATGTTTCGAACACAGTATTAATAACGGGCGCGACAGATGGAATAGGGTTAGAAACCGTGAAGATGTTGGGTAAAGAAGGTCACAACATTATTCTTCACGGCAGGAGTAAAGCGAAGCTAGACAACATTAAAGGCGCGCTAGAAGCCCAATACCCAGGAAGTACATTTGCCGCTGTTCAAGCAGACCTTTCATTGTTTGATGACGTAAAGCAACTTGCTGTTGAGGTGAAAGCAAAATATAAACATTTATTCTGAACGCTTTGCTGAAGTTTCTGGTGAATATTTTGATAACGATCACAATACTTTTGCTCAGTTACAGTCTCTTCGCGAATGACCCCGCACACGTAACTAAGCTTATCGAAGAGATGGAGGCGATCATTTCTGCGCATTAATATCGGCTCTCATCAATTCTATTTTTGATAGAAAAGAATAAAATGTTGGATAGCCGTCTCATTTCTAGTATTTGCGAACTTTATTATATAAACGGCCTGAAAATTGCTTTTAACTTTTACCGTTTCCCTCACAATGTGTGGGGGAATCAGCACTTGTTGAGATACGCTTTACGGAAAACGTAGTTCTTAACAAATATTGTTAAAGTGAGGAAAGCATGCAGTACGATAGTCACACGAAATTTGCTACCACAACTGTATTTTTACATTGGTTAGTTGGACTAACCATTATTGGAATGCTCGCAACGGGCATTTATATGGCGGAAAACGGTGTATACACGCTTTATCCTTGGCATAAAGCCATAGGCTTCTTACTGTTGTTCGTAGCGTTAGCCCGCGTGGTTTGGCGTATGAAAAACGGCTGGCCATCCGCTGCGGCGAACTACAAACCCTTAGAGCACAAGCTTGCTACCGTCGTGCACTGGGTACTGATTTTATCAACGCTCCTAATGCCAATTTCGGGGCTAATGGCTTCTGTATTGGGTGGTCATGGTTTATCTGTTTTCGGTGTAGAGGTATTTGCTCCTAACTTTAGTGTTGATGACCCAGAAAAAACACTACCCATAAATTATGAGCTTTCAAAAGCGGGCGCAGCTATCCACTTTTACTTAGGTTATACCGTGATTGTCGCTTTATTGCTACACATTGCTGGCGCATTAAAGCACCATCTTGTTGATAAAGATGGTACGCTTAAACGTATGTTAGGTAAAACGATTAGCGAGTAGGCGCTATGTTGGTGTAACTTGGGTTGAAGCTTTGTAGCATCAAGACGATGGAACAGCTGTGGCCTATTAGACGCCAAGCACTCAATAACCTAAAATCCCAAAGCATTAATGCACATTTATGTATGCGCTAATACTGAGAGCCGAGTTGAATCTACTCGGCTTTTGGTTTTTCTGAATGAGCAAAGATAAGGTAG
Protein-coding sequences here:
- the asd gene encoding aspartate-semialdehyde dehydrogenase, whose translation is MSQQKVGLVGWRGMVGSVLMQRMQEEQDFAHIEPTFFTTSQKGIAAPNFAGKDAGVLEDAHDIEALSKQDIIITCQGGDYTKAVYDDLRASGWKGYWIDAASALRMKDDAVIVLDPVNRKEIDSGIEKGIRTYVGGNCTVSLMLLALGGLFEQDLVEWASPMTYQAASGSGAKHMRELISQMGAIHANVKDKVEDPATAILDIDQQVSEFIRSAEYPSEQFGVPLAGSLIPYIDSQLPSGQSREEWKAQAEANKILGIQGSEVPIDGICVRVGAMRCHSQAITLKLKKDLPVSEIESILAKHNDWVKVIPDDRDATMRELTPAKVTGTLSIPVGRIRKLNMGPEYISAFTVGDQLLWGAAEPLRRMLRIVLEQN
- a CDS encoding VOC family protein, with protein sequence MNESTKLNYVEFASLNLAASKTFFTSAFGWCFTDYGRDYSAFSNAGLDGGIFAAEQVTQAESGAPLLVLYAPNISDAQHNVENAGGTITKPLFDFPDGCRFHFVEPGGNELAVWSESAK
- a CDS encoding short-chain dehydrogenase/reductase SDR, whose amino-acid sequence is MLGKEGHNIILHGRSKAKLDNIKGALEAQYPGSTFAAVQADLSLFDDVKQLAVEVKAKYKHLF
- a CDS encoding cytochrome b; amino-acid sequence: MQYDSHTKFATTTVFLHWLVGLTIIGMLATGIYMAENGVYTLYPWHKAIGFLLLFVALARVVWRMKNGWPSAAANYKPLEHKLATVVHWVLILSTLLMPISGLMASVLGGHGLSVFGVEVFAPNFSVDDPEKTLPINYELSKAGAAIHFYLGYTVIVALLLHIAGALKHHLVDKDGTLKRMLGKTISE